Proteins encoded together in one Micromonospora kangleipakensis window:
- a CDS encoding GNAT family N-acetyltransferase — translation MALGYVRPARPEDAGEIARIQLATWRVAYRRILPRHVLDNLDEAYLARRWSAAVQEPPSGAHRVLVAVEQAEQSYLVGFAASGPADAEALAPGEPADALADGVVAVTDLLIEPRWGRRGHGSRLLSAAVDRWREDGFTRAVAWAFDGDEATRKFLTSTGWEPDGAARALDVDDMLVPQLRLHVAVPTEPASEA, via the coding sequence ATGGCTCTCGGGTACGTCCGCCCGGCGCGTCCCGAGGACGCCGGCGAGATCGCACGCATTCAGCTCGCGACCTGGCGGGTCGCGTACCGCCGGATCCTGCCCCGGCACGTGCTCGACAACCTGGACGAGGCGTACCTCGCCCGGCGGTGGAGCGCGGCGGTGCAGGAGCCGCCCTCGGGCGCGCACCGCGTGCTGGTCGCCGTCGAACAGGCCGAGCAATCGTATCTGGTGGGTTTCGCCGCATCCGGTCCGGCCGACGCGGAGGCGCTCGCCCCCGGCGAGCCGGCCGACGCGCTCGCCGACGGTGTGGTGGCGGTGACCGACCTGCTGATCGAGCCGCGCTGGGGTCGGCGCGGGCACGGCAGCCGGCTGCTCTCCGCCGCCGTGGACCGCTGGCGGGAAGACGGCTTCACCCGGGCGGTGGCCTGGGCGTTCGACGGGGACGAGGCGACCCGGAAGTTCCTCACCTCGACCGGCTGGGAGCCGGACGGCGCGGCCCGGGCGCTGGATGTCGACGACATGCTGGTCCCCCAGCTCCGCCTGCACGTCGCGGTCCCGACCGAGCCGGCCAGCGAGGCCTGA
- a CDS encoding GNAT family N-acetyltransferase: MLTIRREEPDDAEAIARVHVRSWQAGYAGIMPDEVLRRLNPAAWAQRRRDFGTADPEHPFTTLVTEVDGAVTGFATFGPYRNDQDRADLDPAFGEIVTMYVEPARWGGGTGRALLAAARAGLAERGWTEYRLWVLADNVRARHFYERAGLSPDGAESVYPVPLSGGRDPLALVELRYTARLTD, encoded by the coding sequence ATGCTCACCATTCGCCGGGAGGAGCCGGACGACGCCGAGGCGATCGCCCGGGTGCACGTGCGGAGCTGGCAGGCCGGCTATGCCGGGATCATGCCGGACGAGGTGCTGCGCCGGCTCAACCCGGCGGCCTGGGCGCAGCGCCGCCGGGACTTCGGCACCGCCGACCCGGAGCACCCGTTCACCACCCTGGTCACCGAGGTCGACGGCGCCGTCACCGGCTTCGCCACCTTCGGGCCGTACCGCAACGACCAGGACCGGGCCGACCTCGACCCGGCGTTCGGCGAGATCGTGACCATGTACGTGGAGCCGGCGCGCTGGGGCGGCGGGACCGGCCGGGCGCTGCTGGCCGCGGCCCGCGCCGGGCTGGCCGAGCGGGGCTGGACGGAGTACCGGCTCTGGGTGCTGGCCGACAACGTGCGGGCCCGGCACTTCTACGAGCGGGCCGGGCTGTCACCCGACGGGGCGGAGTCCGTCTACCCGGTGCCGCTCTCCGGCGGACGCGACCCCCTCGCGCTGGTCGAGCTGCGGTACACCGCCCGGCTCACCGACTGA
- a CDS encoding glycosyltransferase 87 family protein, with the protein MAQGARRTYGQVAGVVVLAVVVAAFLSVAAVRHGFFDLKVYYGALTFWVHDGGEIYDFLKAGTQYGFTYPPFAALVMLPMAYLPWPAAITVSVAASVLTSAVLIRWLVDPIARRVGWTRWFALAVALCLAAAFEPMRETVNFGQVNTLLLFLVAVDLLRLLPAGNRWAGVGIGLATAIKLTPGVFIVYLLVTRRWRAAFTAMAAAAGATLLAAALFPDASREFWTEALWNTGRVGELAFVSNQSLRGVVARLDPEHPSTVAWLALVLATLAVWAWRSRSAVAAGDEATGLALTGVMMCLVSPVTWVHHLVWLIPGLILLVDNAMAAPARGRRRRVLLAAAIIGYGFLISRIVWAWEKDFTGVDGFLGSNTYVWISLALLLGLPIRRWAVPADGGPGRAPGPVGSAGEPGPAGSVGEPGGVPQLDQREGVASAGERHRVDGLRPVG; encoded by the coding sequence GTGGCGCAGGGTGCCAGGCGGACGTACGGGCAGGTCGCCGGCGTGGTGGTGCTCGCCGTCGTGGTGGCCGCCTTCCTCTCCGTCGCGGCCGTGCGGCACGGCTTCTTCGACCTGAAGGTCTACTACGGCGCGCTGACCTTCTGGGTGCACGACGGCGGGGAGATCTACGACTTCCTCAAGGCCGGCACCCAGTACGGCTTCACCTATCCGCCGTTCGCCGCGCTGGTCATGCTGCCGATGGCGTACCTGCCGTGGCCGGCGGCGATCACGGTGAGCGTGGCCGCCAGCGTGCTGACCAGCGCGGTGCTCATCCGGTGGCTGGTCGACCCGATCGCCCGCCGGGTCGGCTGGACCCGCTGGTTCGCCCTCGCGGTGGCGCTCTGCCTGGCCGCCGCGTTCGAGCCGATGCGCGAGACGGTCAACTTCGGCCAGGTCAACACGCTGCTGCTCTTCCTGGTGGCGGTGGACCTGCTGCGGCTGCTGCCGGCCGGCAACCGGTGGGCCGGGGTGGGCATCGGCCTGGCCACCGCGATCAAGCTGACCCCGGGCGTCTTCATCGTCTACCTGCTGGTCACCCGGCGCTGGCGGGCCGCGTTCACCGCGATGGCCGCCGCCGCCGGGGCGACCCTGCTCGCCGCCGCGCTCTTCCCGGACGCCTCGCGGGAGTTCTGGACCGAGGCGCTGTGGAACACCGGCCGGGTCGGGGAGCTGGCGTTCGTCTCCAACCAGTCGCTGCGCGGGGTGGTCGCCCGCCTCGATCCGGAGCACCCGAGCACGGTGGCCTGGCTGGCGCTGGTGCTCGCCACCCTCGCCGTCTGGGCCTGGCGGTCCCGGTCCGCGGTGGCCGCGGGCGACGAGGCCACCGGCCTGGCGCTGACCGGCGTGATGATGTGCCTGGTCAGTCCGGTGACCTGGGTGCACCACCTGGTCTGGCTGATTCCCGGACTGATCCTGCTGGTGGACAACGCCATGGCCGCGCCCGCGCGTGGCCGCCGGCGCCGCGTCCTGCTGGCCGCCGCGATCATCGGGTACGGCTTCCTGATCAGCCGGATCGTCTGGGCCTGGGAGAAGGACTTCACCGGGGTGGACGGCTTCCTCGGCAGCAACACCTACGTCTGGATCAGCCTGGCGCTGCTGCTCGGCCTGCCGATCCGCCGCTGGGCCGTGCCGGCCGACGGCGGGCCGGGCCGGGCGCCGGGGCCGGTCGGGTCGGCCGGGGAGCCGGGGCCCGCCGGGTCAGTCGGTGAGCCGGGCGGTGTACCGCAGCTCGACCAGCGCGAGGGGGTCGCGTCCGCCGGAGAGCGGCACCGGGTAGACGGACTCCGCCCCGTCGGGTGA
- a CDS encoding sigma-70 family RNA polymerase sigma factor, whose protein sequence is MTTATARTGTDLDKFRVELTGYAYRMLGSPFDAEDAVQETLLRAWRGLDRFDGRSSLRTWLYRIVTNVCLDQLRSRGRRALPMDLGAPSAPVAASLGAPGPVGDWLEPIPDAAVLPGDPAELAVARESVRLAFVAALQHLPPRQRAVLILRDVLRWHADEVAGLLDASVPAVNSALQRARATLADVGEAGRPTGADLDDEHRDLLDRYVDTFARYDIAALVALLREDAVHSMPPYPVWLRGAVDIGRWMVGPGAGCRGSRLVPVPANGGTALAQYRPDPAGGHQAFSIQLLEFSGDRISRLTHFLQPRLFPRFGLPLRLDP, encoded by the coding sequence ATGACCACGGCGACCGCGAGGACGGGCACCGATCTGGACAAGTTCCGGGTCGAGCTGACCGGCTACGCGTACCGGATGCTCGGCTCCCCGTTCGACGCCGAGGACGCCGTACAGGAGACCCTGCTGCGGGCCTGGCGCGGCCTCGACCGCTTCGACGGCCGGTCCAGCCTGCGCACCTGGCTCTACCGGATCGTCACCAACGTCTGCCTCGACCAGCTCCGCAGCCGCGGGCGGCGGGCCCTGCCGATGGATCTCGGCGCCCCGTCGGCGCCGGTGGCGGCGTCGCTCGGCGCACCGGGGCCGGTCGGCGACTGGTTGGAGCCGATCCCGGACGCGGCGGTGCTGCCCGGGGACCCGGCGGAGCTGGCGGTGGCCCGCGAGTCGGTCCGGCTGGCGTTCGTGGCCGCGCTGCAGCACCTGCCGCCCCGGCAGCGCGCGGTGCTGATCCTGCGGGACGTGCTGCGCTGGCACGCCGACGAGGTCGCCGGGCTGCTCGACGCCAGCGTGCCGGCGGTCAACAGCGCCCTGCAGCGGGCCCGGGCGACGCTGGCCGACGTCGGCGAGGCGGGCCGACCCACCGGGGCCGACCTCGACGACGAACACCGCGACCTGCTCGACCGTTACGTCGACACCTTCGCCCGGTACGACATCGCCGCCCTGGTCGCGCTGCTGCGGGAGGACGCCGTGCACAGCATGCCGCCGTACCCGGTGTGGCTGCGCGGGGCGGTCGACATCGGGCGCTGGATGGTCGGGCCGGGCGCCGGCTGTCGCGGTTCCCGGCTGGTGCCGGTGCCGGCCAACGGCGGCACCGCCCTCGCCCAGTACCGCCCCGACCCGGCCGGCGGCCACCAGGCGTTCTCGATCCAGCTGCTGGAGTTCTCCGGCGACCGGATCTCCCGGCTCACCCACTTCCTCCAGCCGCGTCTCTTCCCCCGCTTCGGGCTGCCGCTCCGCCTCGATCCCTGA